One genomic window of Quercus robur chromosome 6, dhQueRobu3.1, whole genome shotgun sequence includes the following:
- the LOC126688462 gene encoding uncharacterized protein LOC126688462, protein MTSEAPSSSGQQFHKDTQQFPSSVRTAAERKIYNICVQTGEEFSTEFLQDRVAMRRLPHQPKRVGFNFNQNHQPFHEDLNGIVELQRIDSDCDSEFTVFVPGTRYGAEAEKKTYADSINRVYWEYGANGQVPGKFSDESNPDRGTPGPIAPPLYVVGSHQSHYPYGPGFSEGSFSGKMKFLCSFGGRILPRPTDSKLRYVGGETRIVSIRKSITWEELMTKTYAICNQPHTIKYQLPGEDLDALISVCSDEDLHHMLEEYQEQERIEGPQRLRMFLISLNESGSPSSMEGRAAQPSDVDYQYVVAVNGMVDPPRKSSSGQSQNSQLGNTSDHSPTFHRDSPTSGYALETKDCSPSSLNKAGMFSNPASQFLTTLQIPSNSFNQSPPISPVQNRDPKNSNVQIYLDQPCANGHQGINPFVMEKLPCDNPYYVDAMGYHHNLPHGTPLMNYHHHYKYLVETNQANKLNDRHFHYRIPSKDVRSPSYERQMIKERAFHSEKIAPNADDPMSLWSGPNDTDGSHRKLMHAFSDSQLQEHDERSNCNFPTGREKSPTFAMLNYAQKLPIQCKERIHDEHQIDEYENKPTFKAPKDFKENFELGREIFSWTDGITPYSDQNQQQFEGNVEVTSHDNVIELKNLPDLNCLPSVCLFSEELQSLREGISVPTIIPSERSADSMSECPCVYQLDATVPKILIKSQRPDEDKQCATTETLSSQVVSDCYPGILPLAPEELLDQESMVPSSNSTTSTVLSRETPVQKVELIGFSTQSYEELKIGDVICVQSQESDGHPDNKVLEQMVIVEDVTDCTPAGIPLCSKIVPCIEDEDSDDLLSPRKTESENSIPESECEGVRVDGRDTYDSISDAAIAEMEAGIYGLQTIKNADLEELQELGSGTFGTVYHGKWRGTDVAIKRIKKSCFSGNTSEQERLIKDFWREAQILSTLHHPNVVAFYGVVPDGPGGTLATITEYMVNGSLRNVLIRKDRVLDRRKRLMIAMDAAFGMEYLHLKNIVHFDLKCDNLLVNLRDPERPICKVGDFGLSRIKCNTLVSGGVRGTLPWMAPELLNGSSSRVSEKVDVFSFGIAMWEILTGEEPYANMHCGAIIGGIVSNTLRPLIPKRCDPEWRKLMEECWCPHPEGRPSFTEITNRLRIMSNAIQKKRHSPANR, encoded by the exons ATGACTAGTGAGGCTCCTAGTTCTTCAGGCCAACAGTTCCACAAAGATACACAACAATTTCCATCAAGTGTTAGAACTGCTgcagagagaaaaatatataatatctgTGTGCAGACAGGTGAGGAATTTTCAACTGAGTTTCTGCAGGATCGTGTTGCTATGAGAAGACTACCACATCAGCCAAAGAGAgtgggttttaattttaatcaGAACCATCAGCCATTCCATGAGGATCTCAATGGCATTGTTGAGCTACAAAGAATTGATTCTGATTGTGATTCTGAGTTCACAGTGTTTGTCCCAGGGACAAGATATGGGGCTGAGGCGGAGAAAAAGACTTATGCTGATAGTATAAACAGAGTTTATTGGGAATATGGTGCAAATGGGCAAGTACCAGGTAAGTTTTCTGATGAGAGTAATCCCGATCGAGGCACTCCAGGACCAATTGCTCCACCCCTCTATGTAGTGGGGTCCCATCAGTCACACTATCCTTATGGGCCAGGATTTTCAGAAGGCTCTTTCTCTGGAAAGATGAAATTTCTATGCAGCTTTGGGGGAAGAATATTACCAAGGCCAACCGACAGTAAGCTTAGATATGTGGGGGGGGAGACCCGGATTGTATCCATCAGGAAGAGCATCACTTGGGAGGAACTTATGACCAAGACTTATGCAATTTGTAACCAACCTCACACTATCAAATACCAGCTTCCTGGTGAGGATCTTGATGCGCTTATATCTGTTTGTTCAGATGAGGATCTTCATCATATGTTAGAGGAATATCAAGAGCAGGAAAGAATTGAGGGTCCTCAAAGACTCCGGATGTTTCTTATATCTTTAAATGAATCTGGGAGCCCAAGTTCTATGGAAGGAAGGGCTGCCCAGCCAAGCGATGTTGATTATCAGTATGTTGTTGCTGTTAATGGCATGGTGGACCCCCCAAGGAAGAGCTCTAGTGGCCAGAGCCAGAACAGCCAGTTAGGAAACACCTCAGATCATAGTCCAACTTTTCATAGAGACTCTCCTACATCTGGATATGCTTTGGAGACTAAGGATTGTAGTCCAAGTTCCTTGAACAAGGCAGGAATGTTCTCAAACCCTGCTTCTCAGTTTTTAACTACACTTCAGATACCAAGTAATTCCTTCAATCAATCGCCTCCTATATCTCCAGTTCAGAACAGAGATCCTAAGAATTCTAATGTGCAAATTTATTTGGATCAACCTTGTGCTAATGGCCATCAAGGTATCAATCCATTTGTTATGGAAAAACTACCCTGTGACAATCCCTATTATGTTGATGCCATGGGTTATCACCATAATCTTCCTCATGGGACTCCATTGATgaattatcatcatcattacAAATATTTGGTTGAAACTAACCAGGCTAACAAACTCAATGACAGACACTTTCACTACCGTATTCCCAGTAAAGACGTGCGTTCTCCATCATATGAGAGGCAAATGATTAAGGAAAGGGCATTCCATTCAGAAAAGATTGCCCCTAATGCTGATGATCCAATGAGCTTATGGTCAGGGCCTAATGATACAGATGGTTCTCATCGCAAATTAATGCATGCATTCTCTGACTCACAGTTGCAAGAGCATGATGAGAGGTCCAACTGCAACTTCCCTACTGGGAGAGAAAAATCACCTACATTTGCAATGTTAAATTACGCACAGAAATTGCCAATACAATGCAAAGAGAGAATTCATGATGAACACCAAATAGATGAATATGAGAATAAGCCTACTTTCAAGGCGCCTAAAGATTTcaaggaaaattttgaactgGGTCGAGAAATTTTCAGCTGGACAGATGGGATTACCCCTTATTCTGATCAAAACCAACAACAATTTGAAGGAAATGTTGAAGTTACATCACATGATAATGTCATTGAGCTTAAGAATTTACCAGACCTTAACTGTCTCCCCAGTGTTTGTCTATTCTCAGAAGAGCTACAAAGCCTCAGAGAAGGGATTTCTGTTCCAACAATCATTCCTTCAGAAAGGTCTGCAGATAGCATGAGCGAATGCCCCTGTGTTTACCAATTGGATGCAACTGTTCCTAAAATTTTAATCAAGAGCCAAAGACCTGATGAGGATAAGCAGTGTGCTACAACTGAGACATTAAGTAGTCAAGTAGTTTCTGATTGCTACCCTGGAATACTACCTCTTGCACCTGAGGAATTGCTTGACCAAGAATCCATGGTCCCAAGCTCT AACTCAACCACAAGCACTGTTTTGAGTAGAGAGACCCCTGTACAGAAAGTTGAACTGATAGGATTTAGCACACAATCTTATGAGGAATTGAAGATTGGAGATGTTATCTGTGTCCAATCACAGGAATCAGATGGTCATCCTGACAATAAGGTACTGGAACAAATGGTTATTGTTGAAGATGTAACCGATTGTACACCTGCTGGCATCCCCTTGTGCTCAAAAATTGTCCCATGTATAGAAGATGAGGATAGTGATGATTTGCTATCCCCTAGGAAAACAGAATCAGAGAATTCCATTCCAGAATCTGAATGCGAG GGTGTGAGAGTTGATGGCAGAGATACGTATGATTCAATCAGTGATGCTGCAATAGCTGAAATGGAAGCAGGCATCTATGGTTTGCAG ACTATCAAGAATGCTGACCTTGAAGAACTGCAAGAGTTAGGATCTGGTACATTTGGAACTGTATATCATGGAAAGTGGAGGGGAACAGATGTTGCTATTAAGAGAATCAAAAAGAGTTGCTTTTCAGGAAACACATCAGAGCAGGAGCGACTG ATAAAAGACTTCTGGCGTGAGGCACAGATACTGTCAACGCTTCACCATCCAAATGTTGTAGCATTCTATGGGGTTGTTCCTGATGGTCCTGGTGGAACATTGGCGACCATAACTGAATATATGGTAAATGGATCATTGAGGAATGTACTAATAAGGAAGGATAG GGTGCTCGATCGTCGAAAAAGGCTTATGATTGCAATGGATGCAGCTTTTGGCATGGAGTATTtacatttgaaaaatattgtccATTTTGATTTAAAGTGTGACAATTTGCTTGTCAATTTAAGGGATCCTGAAAGACCCATTTGCAAG GTTGGAGATTTTGGGTTGTCAAGAATAAAATGCAATACACTTGTCTCTGGTGGTGTTCGAGGAACCCTTCCATGGATGGCACCAGAATTATTAAATGGCAGCAGCAGCCGGGTCTCCGAGAAG GTTGATGTTTTCTCATTTGGTATTGCAATGTGGGAGATTCTGACCGGTGAGGAACCATATGCTAACATGCATTGTGGTGCTATCATAG GAGGAATTGTAAGTAACACGCTCAGGCCTCTAATTCCAAAACGTTGTGATCCTGAGTGGAGAAAGTTAATGGAAGAGTGCTGGTGTCCCCATCCTGAAGGCAGGCCATCATTCACAGAGATTACAAATAGGCTACGCATAATGTCAAATGCAATCCAGAAAAAGCGGCATTCTCCTGCAAATAGATAA